A window of Campylobacter pinnipediorum subsp. pinnipediorum contains these coding sequences:
- the rplS gene encoding 50S ribosomal protein L19: MRNKYIDAFENAQIATKNVPEFRAGDTLRVAIRIKEGDKTRIQNFEGVCIARRGSGTGETFIIRKIGANSVGVERIFPIYSESIEDIAVLRKGRVRRAKLFYLRGLRGKAAKIKELRK; this comes from the coding sequence ATGAGAAATAAATACATTGATGCATTTGAAAATGCTCAGATTGCAACTAAGAATGTGCCTGAATTTCGTGCAGGGGATACACTTCGTGTGGCTATCCGCATAAAAGAGGGTGATAAAACTAGGATACAAAATTTTGAAGGTGTTTGTATAGCTAGACGCGGAAGTGGAACAGGTGAGACTTTCATTATAAGAAAGATCGGTGCTAACAGTGTCGGCGTTGAGAGAATTTTCCCTATATATAGTGAAAGTATAGAGGATATAGCTGTCCTTAGAAAAGGTCGCGTTAGAAGAGCTAAGTTATTTTATCTACGTGGTTTACGTGGTAAAGCTGCTAAGATTAAAGAACTTAGAAAATAA
- a CDS encoding major outer membrane protein encodes MKLTKISLAALVALGTFSVASATPLEEAIKGIDVSGSLLYRYDNVTEKETSKENDKAKEEKDSKGQAKLNAALNFNAALADDFFGVLSLKYTALDKLGHTIEKDSYDISNTRNHFEIRQFYLGYKADNTTVTAGKQELGTFFTDDAVGTGIRVINSDIEGLTLAAVGFGAIENHKIESDGELWSQVRQLNKVKRNNKPKQQPVQVDAYDIGNLYGLAAMGNYDPVSFQLWYATLENVADLFAVELAGDFAISDDLSFGLKGQYVTTDADGEMKKQVKEYNDGDFYAFEATTALYGVDLSAGYVGWKVKTHNEKNGQAVAKDSVTSFSLEDQASLIEAGEENHYDYTWMTGKGGFFFATAGYNFDKFFVGVDYKNGQNKFVAKDSAKEKHEEVVGRLSYNYSKKLKFTTWYAATTTKNVDGEKDKKEDGSTYRFQAKYSF; translated from the coding sequence ATGAAACTAACAAAAATTAGTTTAGCAGCTTTGGTTGCATTAGGAACTTTTTCTGTAGCATCAGCTACTCCACTAGAAGAAGCTATAAAAGGTATAGATGTAAGCGGTAGCTTATTGTATCGTTATGATAATGTTACAGAGAAAGAAACATCTAAAGAGAATGATAAGGCTAAAGAAGAAAAAGATTCTAAAGGACAAGCTAAGCTTAATGCAGCGCTTAACTTCAATGCAGCTTTAGCTGATGATTTCTTTGGTGTTTTGTCTCTAAAATACACAGCTTTAGATAAACTAGGACACACAATTGAAAAAGATTCTTATGATATTTCTAATACAAGAAATCACTTTGAAATTCGCCAGTTTTACTTAGGCTATAAAGCTGATAACACTACTGTAACAGCTGGTAAACAAGAACTAGGTACATTCTTTACAGATGATGCTGTTGGTACTGGTATTAGAGTTATTAACTCTGATATAGAGGGCTTAACTCTTGCTGCAGTTGGATTTGGTGCTATAGAAAACCATAAAATAGAATCAGATGGTGAGCTTTGGTCGCAAGTTCGCCAATTAAATAAAGTAAAAAGAAATAATAAACCAAAACAACAACCAGTACAAGTAGATGCTTATGATATAGGAAATCTTTATGGTCTAGCTGCTATGGGCAACTATGATCCGGTATCATTTCAACTATGGTATGCTACATTAGAAAATGTAGCTGATTTGTTTGCTGTTGAGTTAGCTGGTGATTTTGCTATAAGTGATGATCTTAGCTTTGGCTTAAAAGGTCAGTATGTAACTACAGATGCAGATGGTGAAATGAAAAAACAAGTTAAAGAATATAACGATGGTGATTTTTATGCATTTGAAGCTACTACAGCACTTTATGGCGTTGATCTAAGTGCTGGTTATGTTGGTTGGAAGGTAAAAACTCATAATGAAAAAAACGGTCAAGCAGTTGCAAAAGATAGTGTAACTTCATTTTCATTAGAAGATCAAGCTTCTTTGATAGAAGCTGGTGAAGAAAATCACTATGATTATACTTGGATGACTGGTAAAGGTGGATTCTTCTTTGCTACAGCTGGATATAACTTTGATAAGTTCTTTGTTGGTGTTGATTATAAAAATGGTCAAAACAAATTTGTTGCTAAAGATAGTGCAAAAGAAAAACATGAAGAGGTTGTGGGTAGATTGTCTTACAACTATAGCAAAAAACTTAAATTTACAACTTGGTATGCAGCAACTACTACTAAAAACGTAGATGGCGAAAAAGATAAAAAAGAAGATGGTAGTACTTATAGATTCCAAGCTAAATACTCATTTTAA
- a CDS encoding c-type cytochrome, whose product MKIIKILSLACCLGYFAFGASEVYYIKATGEFGKNLSEVAKQYAKDNNANVDIFVDEDPRHYKDTRVLKLGVNKRGHYSASLGKELYEKNCMSCHGEDMQKRPSGATPLKNMSAEDIEGSVISYRTDNEFGGSNKILMRDVARKISNSDLGAIIYYIKGKDAYSSDIKYENKPVSTEKKQGSYLR is encoded by the coding sequence ATGAAAATAATAAAAATTTTATCTTTGGCGTGCTGTTTAGGCTATTTTGCATTTGGCGCAAGCGAGGTTTATTATATAAAAGCCACAGGTGAGTTTGGAAAAAACCTTTCAGAAGTCGCAAAACAATATGCCAAAGATAATAATGCTAATGTAGATATCTTTGTGGATGAAGACCCTAGACATTACAAAGATACTAGAGTTTTAAAATTAGGTGTAAATAAAAGAGGACATTATTCTGCTTCTTTGGGTAAAGAACTTTATGAAAAGAACTGTATGTCTTGTCACGGTGAAGATATGCAAAAGCGTCCAAGTGGAGCAACTCCTCTTAAAAATATGAGCGCTGAGGATATAGAAGGTAGTGTTATATCCTATAGAACCGATAACGAATTTGGTGGTAGCAATAAAATACTTATGCGAGATGTGGCCAGAAAAATTTCAAATAGCGACCTTGGTGCTATAATATATTATATAAAAGGCAAAGATGCGTATTCAAGTGATATTAAATATGAAAATAAGCCAGTGTCTACAGAAAAAAAACAAGGAAGCTATCTAAGATAG
- a CDS encoding aryl-sulfate sulfotransferase — protein sequence MKTRSIISSALVAVMLVGGLSTTAFAVGGPSGPKVKYQVQGHIGEVRLNPYGLTPLTAVVGNGGYILKDIKVTIVPKQGGQTISYTVDDQIAKTYGGVPIFGLYPSYENKVEVSYTRGGLHIKDEKFNDKYTIVTNGVGFIPSGILSQPAIPFSKVTVKKVDKKFADRLYLLNNLAENSHGKEAQAVWNNPVGGALEWNNDSFTYIVDTQGEVRWYFDKDKLLNPGDIYNTGIQMGFRQNSDGALTWGYGQRYVKYDLMGREIFNRRLPLAYNDFSHSLDNMQNGHYLLRVASANTKRPDGKNVRTVRDVVAEVDENGYVVDDWNLFEILDPYRKDVIMALDQGAVCLNVDASQAGHTLSEADIAKLDSSNNFGDIASTGTGRNWAHVNSVDYDPNDDSIIISSRHQSAMIKIGRDKKVKWIAGAHKGWGKQFQDKLLQPVDAKGKKIVCDDEYSKCPGYLNENGGFDWTWTQHTAFLIDSKSNKDVVYLTVFDNGDARGMEQPAIASMKYSRAVVYKIDQKKMTIQQVWEYGKDRGSDWFSPITSIVEYQKDKDSVIVYSATAELGNKGKPAPELLEFNWGAKEPSLQIKFEGAGLGYQAMPISLEKAFNKKKK from the coding sequence ATGAAAACAAGGTCTATAATCTCATCAGCTTTAGTTGCTGTAATGCTTGTAGGTGGTCTTAGCACAACTGCATTTGCAGTTGGTGGTCCTAGTGGCCCAAAGGTTAAATATCAAGTTCAAGGTCATATAGGTGAAGTTAGGTTAAATCCTTATGGTCTTACTCCATTAACAGCTGTTGTTGGCAATGGTGGTTATATTTTAAAGGATATAAAAGTAACAATTGTTCCAAAACAAGGCGGCCAAACCATTAGTTATACAGTTGATGATCAGATAGCTAAAACTTATGGAGGTGTGCCTATTTTTGGTTTATACCCATCTTATGAAAATAAAGTAGAAGTTAGTTATACTAGAGGTGGTTTACATATTAAAGATGAAAAATTTAACGATAAATATACAATTGTAACAAATGGAGTTGGATTTATACCATCTGGTATATTATCTCAGCCAGCTATACCTTTTAGTAAAGTTACTGTAAAAAAAGTTGATAAGAAGTTTGCAGATAGACTTTATCTTTTAAATAATCTTGCAGAAAATTCTCATGGCAAAGAGGCTCAAGCTGTATGGAACAATCCAGTTGGTGGTGCTTTAGAGTGGAACAATGACTCTTTTACATATATAGTAGATACTCAAGGCGAGGTTAGATGGTATTTTGATAAAGACAAACTTTTAAATCCAGGCGATATTTATAATACCGGTATTCAAATGGGCTTTAGACAAAATTCTGATGGCGCTTTAACTTGGGGTTATGGTCAAAGATATGTAAAATATGATCTAATGGGTAGAGAGATATTTAACCGACGTTTACCACTTGCTTATAATGACTTTTCACATTCTTTGGATAACATGCAAAATGGACATTATTTACTTAGAGTTGCTTCGGCCAATACAAAAAGACCTGATGGTAAAAATGTAAGAACTGTTAGAGATGTTGTAGCGGAAGTTGATGAAAATGGATATGTTGTAGATGATTGGAATCTTTTTGAAATACTTGATCCATATAGAAAAGATGTTATTATGGCCTTAGATCAAGGTGCAGTTTGTTTGAATGTTGATGCTTCTCAAGCAGGTCATACATTAAGTGAAGCCGATATAGCAAAATTAGATAGTAGTAATAACTTTGGCGATATTGCAAGTACCGGTACTGGTAGAAACTGGGCTCATGTAAATAGTGTTGATTATGATCCAAATGATGATTCTATTATTATATCAAGCCGCCATCAAAGTGCTATGATTAAGATAGGTAGAGATAAAAAAGTAAAATGGATAGCTGGTGCTCATAAAGGTTGGGGAAAACAATTCCAAGATAAACTACTTCAACCAGTTGATGCAAAAGGTAAAAAAATAGTTTGTGATGATGAGTATAGTAAATGCCCAGGATATCTAAATGAAAATGGTGGATTTGACTGGACTTGGACACAACATACTGCATTTTTGATTGACTCTAAGTCAAATAAAGATGTGGTTTATCTTACAGTATTTGACAATGGTGATGCAAGAGGTATGGAACAGCCAGCTATTGCTAGTATGAAATACTCTCGTGCTGTTGTTTATAAAATAGATCAAAAGAAAATGACTATACAGCAAGTTTGGGAATATGGAAAAGATAGAGGAAGTGATTGGTTTAGTCCTATTACTAGTATAGTAGAATATCAAAAAGACAAAGATTCTGTTATTGTGTATTCTGCTACAGCAGAACTTGGAAATAAAGGCAAACCTGCTCCTGAGCTTTTAGAGTTTAACTGGGGTGCAAAAGAGCCTTCTTTGCAAATCAAATTTGAAGGTGCTGGTCTAGGTTATCAAGCAATGCCTATAAGTCTTGAAAAAGCATTTAATAAAAAAAAGAAATAA
- a CDS encoding aryl-sulfate sulfotransferase, whose amino-acid sequence MKSKSIISSALVAAMLVGGLSTTAFAIGGPSGPKNDYQVQGKIGAIKLNPYGYAPLTAIIMNGGYILSDVKVTILPKKDGQTISYKVDNQTLKTYGGIPVFGLYPSYTNTVEVTYTKAAIGFKNETITEQYSITTGGIGLTPSGLTMQKGPLFGTVKVVTPAAKEFADRLYLINNVSGKAPGRSSQATWNNPAGGALEWNDSSNSFVVDTKGEVRWFFDSDKLLDYGNIYKTGIQMGFRQNADGALTWGFGQRYVKYDLLGRQIFDRQLPLGYNDFSHSLKNASNGDYFLRVGTSNVKRPDGKNVRTVRDTIVEVDQNGNVVDDWRLFEILDPYRADAILVLDQGAVCLNVDASQAGHTTSSQELAKLDKQDKFGDIAGTGIGRNWAHVNSVDYDKNDDSIIISSRHQSAMIKIGRDKKVKWIAGAHKGWGKQFQDKLLQPVDAKGKKIVCDDEYSKCPGYLNENGGFDWTWTQHTAFLIDSKSNKDVVYLTVFDNGDSRGMEQPALPSMKYSRAVVYKIDQKKMTIQQVWEYGKQRGSDWFSAVTSLTEYQKDKDSIVVYSATAGMQFDLSKGVPVGDPAPELLEFKWGSTTPSFQLKFTGTGIGYQAMPLSLEKAFDKNNKK is encoded by the coding sequence ATGAAATCAAAAAGTATTATTTCATCAGCCTTAGTTGCTGCAATGCTAGTCGGCGGACTTAGCACAACTGCATTTGCCATAGGTGGACCAAGCGGACCAAAAAACGACTATCAAGTACAAGGTAAAATAGGTGCTATTAAGTTAAATCCTTATGGATATGCCCCGCTAACAGCTATAATTATGAATGGTGGCTACATCCTTTCAGATGTAAAAGTAACCATTCTTCCGAAAAAAGATGGACAAACTATTAGTTACAAGGTAGATAATCAAACTCTAAAAACTTATGGTGGCATACCTGTATTTGGTCTTTATCCGTCATATACAAATACTGTTGAAGTTACTTATACAAAAGCAGCCATTGGCTTTAAAAACGAAACAATTACTGAGCAGTATTCAATAACAACAGGCGGTATAGGTTTAACTCCATCAGGGCTTACTATGCAAAAAGGACCTTTGTTTGGCACTGTAAAAGTTGTAACTCCTGCCGCAAAAGAATTTGCAGACAGACTTTATCTTATAAATAATGTTTCAGGAAAAGCTCCTGGAAGAAGCTCTCAAGCTACTTGGAATAATCCAGCTGGTGGTGCTTTAGAGTGGAATGATTCATCAAATTCATTCGTTGTTGATACAAAAGGCGAGGTAAGATGGTTTTTTGATTCAGACAAATTATTAGATTATGGTAATATATACAAAACCGGTATTCAAATGGGCTTTAGACAAAATGCGGATGGTGCTTTAACTTGGGGTTTTGGTCAAAGATATGTTAAGTATGATTTGTTGGGAAGACAAATTTTTGATCGTCAATTACCACTTGGATATAACGACTTTTCACACTCTTTAAAAAATGCTTCAAATGGTGATTATTTTCTAAGAGTTGGTACATCTAACGTAAAAAGACCAGATGGTAAAAATGTAAGAACAGTTAGAGATACAATTGTTGAAGTTGATCAAAATGGAAATGTTGTTGATGATTGGAGATTGTTTGAGATACTTGATCCTTATAGAGCCGATGCTATTTTGGTTCTAGACCAAGGTGCAGTTTGTTTGAATGTTGATGCTTCTCAAGCAGGTCATACCACAAGTTCTCAAGAACTTGCAAAACTTGATAAACAAGACAAGTTTGGTGATATAGCAGGAACTGGCATAGGTAGAAACTGGGCTCATGTAAATAGTGTTGATTATGACAAAAATGATGATTCTATTATTATCTCAAGTCGCCATCAAAGTGCTATGATTAAGATAGGTAGAGATAAAAAAGTAAAATGGATAGCTGGTGCTCATAAAGGTTGGGGAAAACAATTCCAAGATAAACTACTTCAACCAGTTGATGCAAAAGGTAAAAAAATAGTTTGTGATGATGAGTATAGTAAATGCCCAGGATATCTAAATGAAAATGGTGGATTTGACTGGACTTGGACACAACATACTGCATTTTTGATTGACTCTAAGTCAAATAAAGATGTGGTTTATCTTACGGTATTTGATAATGGCGACAGTCGTGGTATGGAGCAACCAGCTCTTCCTAGTATGAAATACTCTCGTGCTGTTGTTTATAAAATAGATCAAAAGAAAATGACTATACAGCAAGTTTGGGAATACGGTAAACAAAGAGGAAGCGATTGGTTTAGTGCTGTTACAAGTTTAACAGAATATCAAAAAGACAAGGATTCAATTGTAGTTTATTCAGCAACTGCTGGTATGCAGTTTGATTTATCAAAAGGTGTGCCTGTTGGTGATCCTGCTCCCGAACTTTTGGAATTTAAATGGGGCTCAACGACTCCATCATTTCAGCTTAAATTTACAGGCACTGGTATAGGCTATCAAGCGATGCCTTTAAGTCTTGAAAAAGCTTTTGACAAGAACAATAAGAAATAA
- a CDS encoding thiol:disulfide interchange protein DsbA/DsbL, with product MKSLFTKTTKLLSAVAIFGALSANAFTEGKDYMKLENPLPVENNTLTKVFSYACPFCYKYDKSVTPKVVEKVAGLKYVPFHLKTKGDYGEAGSKILAILAVKDMKSGTSLLDEKSLFKKAKFAYYKAYHDKKERWDAGKNEAAFLKTGLDAVGMSMDEYNKELQTPEVQDLLKKWDAAYDVAKIQGVPAFVVNGKYLIYTSSIKSIDGFAQLIEELLKK from the coding sequence ATGAAATCTTTATTTACTAAGACAACTAAACTTTTGTCAGCTGTTGCTATCTTTGGTGCTTTAAGTGCAAATGCTTTTACAGAAGGAAAAGACTATATGAAATTAGAAAATCCTTTGCCTGTAGAAAACAATACACTAACAAAAGTATTTAGTTATGCTTGCCCATTTTGTTATAAATATGATAAAAGTGTAACACCAAAAGTTGTTGAAAAAGTTGCTGGTTTAAAATATGTTCCATTTCATCTAAAAACAAAGGGTGATTATGGTGAGGCTGGAAGTAAAATATTGGCTATTTTAGCTGTTAAAGATATGAAAAGTGGCACTAGTCTTTTAGATGAAAAATCACTATTTAAAAAAGCTAAATTTGCATACTATAAAGCCTATCATGACAAAAAAGAGAGATGGGATGCTGGTAAGAATGAAGCAGCTTTCTTAAAAACAGGTCTTGATGCTGTTGGTATGAGTATGGATGAATATAACAAAGAGTTACAAACTCCAGAAGTTCAAGACTTACTTAAAAAATGGGATGCTGCCTATGATGTAGCTAAAATTCAAGGTGTTCCAGCATTTGTTGTAAATGGTAAATATCTAATCTATACAAGTAGTATCAAATCAATAGATGGTTTTGCACAACTTATAGAAGAACTATTAAAAAAATAG
- the dsbI gene encoding protein-disulfide oxidoreductase DsbI: MNIIQKISSWQYTRYPWILLIIVSAGLVILAHSFFQHYLYMPPCEQCVYIRFAFLCMTLGGILATIDPKKNYFTLPGYAFAFWGAIQGIMYSVKLARIHAAAHSDDPFGVQGCSTDPTYPFNLPLHIWAPDWFLPTGDCGFENSVIPDGVTLNSIQEYFINLYQDGWYLIPSKHFMSMADSTLLGFVVCFIVLLVLFTSKIITTVKNPK; this comes from the coding sequence ATGAATATAATACAAAAAATATCATCTTGGCAATATACTAGATACCCTTGGATATTGTTGATAATTGTAAGTGCGGGGCTAGTAATCCTAGCCCACTCTTTCTTTCAGCACTATCTTTATATGCCTCCTTGCGAGCAATGTGTATATATAAGATTTGCATTTTTATGTATGACTCTTGGTGGGATATTAGCAACAATAGACCCTAAGAAAAATTATTTTACACTACCTGGGTATGCTTTTGCTTTTTGGGGTGCGATACAAGGAATTATGTATAGTGTAAAGCTTGCTAGAATACATGCAGCAGCACATAGTGATGATCCTTTTGGTGTTCAAGGTTGTTCAACAGATCCAACATATCCATTTAACTTACCACTTCACATATGGGCCCCTGATTGGTTTTTACCTACTGGGGATTGTGGATTTGAAAACTCTGTAATACCAGATGGAGTTACTTTAAATAGCATTCAAGAATACTTCATAAACCTATATCAAGATGGCTGGTATTTGATACCTTCAAAACACTTTATGTCTATGGCAGATAGTACTTTACTTGGCTTTGTTGTTTGTTTTATTGTATTATTAGTGTTATTTACTAGTAAAATCATAACAACAGTTAAAAATCCAAAATAA
- a CDS encoding sensor histidine kinase: MHFLNEKNLKFYTIIIILSMLVVFLGVNMYNNAKYQITTLLNKNSQTTSQNIVEVFHFWLNERINLLSSASKFIEASNVLQDEEKIKKFTKIFLKGSASGFDLIQILNKDGELYINGEKIINEYERKTRLNLIWYLDTKENLKPTVNFMPTHTILKEKTLNICVPNYKNNKFEAAICGIVRLESLFKNINNFKLQPNSYSFIVTHSGEILTKINDLNLKNKIQNKFKSIFLIDEDITSLQVDSNFISISEIPSLNWYIGAGTNNKEEINKLLSTITKNAILVLFAFILLAALANFLHNLMYEKIKKSKDEYELLLSHKAKMSEAGELLTGINHQFIQPVNSLNLMISTLLMLKKEGNLEDGVLESMLSKGQKSIVLLNNTIEIFRNFYKTTENISEFSIKQSIQNLLTLMHTELARANVHIVLDIKDDKQVNQIENIIQQILLILIHNAKDALADKFKNDIQKRKITISVKFSNLKCYIKVSEFGSGINEIMIGKIFSQPKTTKKYGNGIGLYFGKKLANEKINGDIKLIKNAEPTEFELSFDINLKSKKENL, from the coding sequence GTGCATTTTTTAAATGAGAAAAATTTAAAATTTTATACCATAATAATTATTTTAAGCATGTTGGTTGTATTTCTTGGGGTAAATATGTACAACAATGCAAAATACCAGATAACAACACTTTTAAACAAAAATTCGCAAACAACAAGTCAAAACATAGTTGAAGTATTTCATTTTTGGCTAAATGAAAGGATAAATTTACTTTCTTCGGCTTCTAAATTCATAGAAGCATCTAATGTTCTTCAAGATGAAGAAAAAATCAAAAAATTTACCAAAATATTTTTAAAAGGTTCTGCAAGTGGTTTTGATCTTATACAAATTTTAAATAAAGATGGAGAACTTTATATAAATGGCGAAAAAATTATAAATGAGTATGAAAGAAAAACAAGACTAAATTTAATATGGTATTTAGATACCAAAGAAAATCTAAAACCAACTGTGAATTTTATGCCAACTCATACAATTTTAAAAGAAAAAACACTAAATATATGTGTTCCAAACTATAAAAACAATAAATTTGAAGCCGCTATTTGCGGGATTGTAAGACTAGAAAGTCTTTTTAAAAATATAAATAATTTCAAACTTCAACCAAATTCTTACTCTTTTATAGTAACACATAGTGGTGAAATTTTAACCAAAATAAATGATTTAAATTTAAAAAATAAGATTCAAAATAAATTTAAAAGTATATTTTTGATAGATGAAGATATAACAAGCTTACAAGTAGATTCAAATTTTATATCTATTTCAGAAATTCCTTCACTAAACTGGTATATAGGAGCTGGGACAAACAATAAAGAAGAGATAAATAAACTTTTATCAACAATAACCAAAAATGCCATACTTGTTCTTTTTGCTTTTATATTACTAGCGGCTTTGGCAAATTTTTTACATAATTTAATGTATGAAAAAATTAAAAAAAGCAAGGACGAATATGAGCTTTTGCTTTCGCATAAAGCCAAAATGAGTGAAGCAGGAGAGCTACTAACTGGGATAAATCACCAATTTATCCAGCCTGTAAATTCATTAAATTTAATGATTTCAACCCTATTGATGTTAAAAAAAGAGGGTAATTTGGAAGATGGGGTTTTGGAAAGTATGCTGAGCAAAGGACAAAAATCAATCGTTCTTTTAAATAATACTATTGAAATTTTTAGAAATTTTTATAAAACCACAGAAAATATCAGCGAGTTTAGTATAAAGCAAAGCATTCAAAATCTGCTGACATTAATGCATACGGAACTAGCAAGAGCAAATGTTCATATTGTTTTGGATATAAAAGATGATAAACAAGTAAACCAAATAGAAAATATAATCCAGCAAATACTGCTTATACTTATTCACAATGCAAAAGATGCTTTAGCGGACAAGTTTAAAAACGACATACAAAAGAGAAAGATAACTATATCGGTAAAATTTAGCAACTTAAAGTGTTATATAAAAGTTAGTGAATTTGGTAGTGGTATAAATGAAATAATGATAGGTAAAATTTTTTCACAGCCAAAAACAACTAAAAAATATGGAAATGGTATAGGACTTTACTTTGGCAAAAAACTAGCAAATGAAAAAATTAATGGAGATATCAAACTTATAAAAAATGCAGAACCTACAGAATTTGAACTAAGTTTTGATATAAATTTAAAAAGCAAAAAGGAAAACCTATGA
- a CDS encoding response regulator transcription factor, translating to MNESLKFLKDISVLIVEDDDMSRELLVSGLKPYCNNVYGAKDGLEGIENFKKYKANIVITDIHMPIMNGLEMMKEISKIKPYQKFIVFTSFDTDMNLIKSIQQGAALFLKKPIDIKELRSMIIALTYEKDQKLTKINDQISINLEKEKIFKNGEEIYLSYLQNKFFWLFAYNLNKLVSYEMIEEFVYGNEYVSKGAIQNTILRLKRELGIKLKNVSETGYILTCD from the coding sequence ATAAATGAATCTCTAAAATTTTTAAAAGACATATCAGTGCTAATCGTAGAAGATGATGATATGTCAAGAGAGCTTTTAGTAAGTGGTTTGAAACCTTATTGTAACAATGTTTATGGAGCAAAAGATGGGCTTGAGGGTATAGAAAATTTTAAAAAATATAAAGCAAATATCGTTATAACTGACATTCATATGCCAATAATGAATGGTCTAGAAATGATGAAAGAAATTTCTAAAATAAAACCTTATCAAAAATTTATAGTATTTACATCTTTTGATACTGATATGAATTTAATAAAGAGTATACAACAAGGTGCCGCTCTTTTTTTAAAAAAACCAATAGATATAAAAGAACTAAGATCTATGATAATAGCCCTAACTTATGAAAAAGATCAAAAACTCACAAAAATAAACGATCAGATAAGTATAAATTTAGAAAAAGAAAAGATATTTAAAAATGGAGAAGAAATTTACCTATCCTATCTTCAAAATAAATTCTTTTGGCTCTTTGCTTATAATCTAAATAAACTAGTTAGCTATGAGATGATAGAAGAGTTTGTGTATGGTAATGAGTATGTAAGTAAAGGTGCTATTCAAAACACTATATTAAGATTAAAAAGAGAGCTTGGCATAAAGCTAAAAAATGTATCAGAAACAGGATATATATTAACTTGTGATTAG
- a CDS encoding DNA ligase, producing the protein MDKILKLIVIVFICIQSIYAIELMKLGTYKDQNISGWYASEKLDGIRAYWDGKNLKSRQGKIINAPSYFLKALPDFALDGELYTKTDEFEKIQSIVMDQTPNEKEWKNITYYIFDVPNTNGGLIERLKVVQDYIDKNSNNNNIKNHIKLIPQKLITSKKELDSLLDEIISSGGEGVVIRAPNSKYIKSRSNLNLKYKRFIDEECKVVSINKGKGKYKDMMGSITCELANRIRFKIGSGFSDDNRKNPPKIGSIITFKYQKLTKNGIPRFATFLRVRKD; encoded by the coding sequence GTGGATAAAATTTTAAAGTTAATTGTTATTGTCTTTATATGTATTCAAAGTATTTATGCTATTGAATTAATGAAGCTTGGCACATATAAAGATCAGAATATAAGTGGATGGTATGCTAGTGAGAAGCTTGATGGCATAAGAGCTTATTGGGATGGTAAAAATTTAAAAAGCAGACAAGGTAAGATTATAAATGCACCTTCTTATTTTTTAAAAGCACTTCCAGACTTTGCATTAGATGGAGAACTGTATACTAAAACAGATGAATTTGAAAAAATACAAAGTATAGTTATGGATCAAACACCAAATGAAAAAGAATGGAAAAATATAACTTATTATATATTTGATGTGCCTAATACAAATGGTGGATTGATTGAGCGTTTGAAAGTAGTTCAAGATTATATAGATAAAAATTCCAACAACAATAATATAAAAAATCATATAAAGCTTATACCCCAAAAACTTATAACAAGCAAGAAAGAATTAGATAGCTTGTTAGATGAGATTATAAGTAGTGGCGGAGAAGGTGTTGTAATTCGCGCGCCAAACTCTAAATACATAAAATCAAGAAGTAATTTAAATTTAAAGTATAAACGATTTATTGATGAAGAGTGTAAGGTAGTGTCTATAAATAAAGGCAAAGGTAAGTATAAAGATATGATGGGATCAATAACTTGTGAGTTAGCAAATAGAATTAGATTTAAAATAGGATCTGGTTTTAGTGATGATAATCGTAAAAATCCACCAAAGATTGGGAGTATTATTACTTTCAAATATCAAAAATTAACAAAAAATGGTATACCACGCTTTGCTACTTTTTTAAGGGTTAGAAAAGATTGA